One genomic region from Dehalobacter restrictus DSM 9455 encodes:
- the polA gene encoding DNA polymerase I: MPRMLILDGNSLINRAFYALPPLTSNEGLPTNAVHGFLTMLFRLQKEQKPDYWVVAFDKTKATVRIEQFAGYKAHRKETPETLRPQFNYLKEILRVMAVPILELEGYEADDIIATVNDLAIAQQIEVLIFTGDRDALQLISPHSSVLLTMKGISEVECYNEQRLEERYLLKPAQIIDLKGLMGDVSDNIPGIPGVGEKTALKLLHEYGSVENVLQNKDEVKGNKLKELLNQYADQALLSKKLAAMIHDVPVAFSLDDLRWAEPDKDACKKILHGYSLYKVASLFEQSLAAVTGPEQIIEKGKKQKASGAEIIDTIQQEKNMDGEGWLELLNTWLEQKPVLALSYRFEGRNIHQGLWTEMGICDEHYTYSLNRYAAAPSVLRLWEEILADDGVRKVVADSKGVYSLLLNENKTFAGVDLDLSLAAYLLNPNRSNYSASELLGDYVTDLFSNTPAREAALLRKLAASYMEKLAEDDLEKLLHEVEEPLSLILARMEKTGIALDKAKLQEYGQELEVKIGRLESEIYNLAGENFNINSPQQLGRILFESLGLPPLKKTKTGYSTDAETLEELRTEHAVVEKLLEYRQLVKLNSTYVKGLLAQCCDGKIHTTFQQTVTATGRLSSTEPNLQNIPIRLEEGRRLRKVFQATQEDWLLLSADYSQIELRILAHYSKDPILCESFLVGEDVHRRTAAEVFGVALNEVNSDMRRKAKAVNFGLMYGLTDFGLARDLTISRKEAKYYISQYFERYNGVHRYLEEAVTEAKEKGEVRTLLNRLRKIPELSHPNRMTRQFGERIAKNTPIQGTAADIMKIAMIKVAEAIEGLQAEILLQVHDELVVQVEPSALPKVAAIVKKEMEQAFPISVPLLVDCKVGSNWYDMVPYQVDALLF, from the coding sequence ATGCCCCGGATGCTGATCTTAGACGGTAACAGTCTTATAAATAGAGCTTTCTATGCGCTTCCGCCGCTTACTTCCAACGAAGGGCTTCCGACGAATGCTGTACACGGTTTTTTAACCATGCTGTTCAGGCTACAGAAAGAGCAGAAGCCAGATTATTGGGTCGTAGCTTTTGACAAGACGAAAGCAACGGTCCGCATCGAGCAGTTTGCAGGCTACAAAGCTCACCGGAAAGAGACACCGGAGACTTTGCGGCCGCAGTTTAATTATCTTAAAGAAATTTTGCGGGTGATGGCCGTTCCGATCCTGGAACTGGAAGGTTACGAAGCGGATGATATCATAGCGACAGTAAATGATCTGGCGATTGCCCAGCAAATAGAAGTTTTAATCTTTACCGGAGACAGGGACGCTCTTCAGCTGATTTCACCGCATAGCTCTGTGCTGCTGACAATGAAAGGGATTTCGGAAGTTGAATGTTACAACGAACAACGGCTGGAAGAAAGATATCTGCTGAAGCCTGCTCAGATTATCGATCTGAAAGGCCTGATGGGGGACGTTTCGGACAACATCCCCGGGATTCCCGGTGTGGGGGAAAAGACAGCACTGAAACTGCTTCACGAATATGGGTCCGTCGAAAATGTGCTGCAGAATAAGGATGAAGTCAAAGGCAATAAATTAAAGGAACTGCTGAATCAATACGCTGATCAGGCACTCTTAAGCAAAAAGCTCGCAGCAATGATTCACGATGTGCCGGTTGCGTTTTCTCTTGACGACTTAAGATGGGCGGAGCCGGACAAAGATGCCTGCAAAAAGATCCTTCATGGCTACAGCTTATATAAAGTCGCGTCGCTGTTTGAACAGAGCCTCGCTGCGGTAACGGGTCCTGAGCAAATCATCGAAAAAGGCAAGAAGCAAAAAGCATCAGGGGCAGAGATCATTGATACTATCCAGCAAGAAAAGAACATGGACGGAGAAGGCTGGCTGGAGCTGCTGAATACCTGGCTTGAGCAGAAACCGGTCCTCGCACTCAGTTATCGTTTTGAGGGCAGGAATATTCATCAGGGGCTCTGGACTGAAATGGGGATCTGCGATGAACATTATACGTATTCGCTAAACCGGTATGCTGCTGCTCCAAGTGTACTGCGTCTCTGGGAAGAAATCCTGGCTGACGACGGTGTCCGCAAAGTGGTGGCAGACAGCAAGGGGGTATATTCACTGCTTCTGAATGAGAATAAGACATTCGCCGGCGTTGATTTGGATTTAAGCCTGGCCGCTTATCTGTTAAACCCGAACCGGTCCAATTATAGCGCTTCCGAATTGCTGGGGGATTATGTGACGGATCTGTTTTCAAATACGCCGGCCCGTGAGGCTGCGTTGCTGCGGAAACTTGCCGCTTCCTATATGGAAAAACTGGCGGAAGACGATCTTGAAAAGCTCTTGCATGAGGTTGAAGAGCCTTTAAGCCTCATATTGGCTAGGATGGAAAAGACCGGAATTGCCCTGGACAAGGCGAAACTCCAGGAATATGGTCAGGAACTTGAGGTTAAGATCGGCCGATTGGAAAGTGAGATTTACAATCTGGCCGGTGAAAACTTTAATATCAATTCGCCGCAGCAGCTTGGCAGGATTCTATTTGAGAGTTTAGGGCTCCCGCCACTCAAAAAAACCAAAACGGGTTATTCAACAGATGCAGAAACGCTGGAAGAATTGCGGACAGAGCACGCTGTCGTGGAAAAACTACTGGAATACCGGCAGCTGGTCAAACTGAATTCCACCTATGTCAAGGGCCTGCTGGCCCAGTGCTGTGACGGCAAAATTCATACCACGTTTCAGCAGACGGTTACAGCTACCGGCAGACTTTCCAGTACCGAACCGAATCTGCAAAACATTCCAATCCGTCTGGAAGAAGGCCGGAGACTTAGGAAGGTTTTCCAGGCAACTCAGGAAGACTGGCTTTTGTTATCCGCGGATTATTCTCAGATCGAATTAAGAATTCTGGCGCATTATTCGAAAGATCCAATACTTTGTGAGTCCTTCCTGGTCGGGGAAGACGTGCACAGGCGTACAGCTGCCGAGGTGTTTGGCGTAGCGCTGAACGAAGTCAATTCAGATATGCGGCGCAAGGCCAAAGCGGTTAACTTTGGTTTAATGTATGGTCTGACGGACTTTGGACTGGCCCGCGATCTGACCATTTCGAGAAAAGAAGCAAAATACTATATCAGCCAGTATTTTGAAAGATACAACGGTGTTCACCGGTATCTCGAGGAGGCTGTCACTGAAGCTAAAGAAAAGGGAGAGGTTCGTACGCTGCTGAACCGGCTGCGGAAAATCCCCGAATTGTCTCATCCAAACAGAATGACGCGGCAGTTTGGCGAACGGATTGCCAAGAATACCCCGATTCAGGGAACCGCGGCTGATATTATGAAAATTGCGATGATCAAAGTAGCGGAAGCGATTGAGGGCCTGCAGGCAGAAATTTTGCTTCAGGTTCACGACGAACTGGTAGTCCAGGTCGAACCGTCAGCGCTTCCCAAGGTCGCAGCAATTGTCAAGAAAGAGATGGAGCAGGCTTTCCCGATTTCTGTTCCATTGCTGGTAGACTGCAAAGTCGGAAGCAACTGGTATGATATGGTCCCTTATCAGGTGGATGCGCTGTTGTTTTAG
- a CDS encoding bactofilin family protein: MEAVEFGKKTDNDVYVAKECKITGKINSRTNVIIDGELEGTIETKADLLVGPHGKVEAEIFAVNARIQGEVHGNITAENLLVIASTAVVYGDIKTKGLQIEQGARFIGKSQNHDQADGITVLESNPETEYVSEPSDDLKSIEEKRKSQNFPLSLLSITGCLREAGTVCPRRSMPISGRSPILFREKQMKDRNQ, translated from the coding sequence ATGGAAGCTGTCGAATTTGGTAAAAAAACAGATAATGACGTGTACGTTGCCAAAGAATGCAAAATAACAGGAAAAATAAACTCCAGAACCAATGTGATAATTGATGGGGAGCTTGAAGGAACAATTGAAACAAAAGCAGATCTGCTTGTGGGTCCGCATGGAAAAGTAGAAGCGGAAATTTTTGCTGTAAACGCCCGGATACAGGGAGAAGTACATGGGAATATTACAGCTGAGAACTTATTGGTAATAGCTTCAACTGCCGTAGTCTATGGCGATATAAAAACAAAAGGGCTTCAGATTGAACAGGGTGCAAGGTTCATAGGGAAGAGTCAGAACCATGACCAAGCAGATGGCATAACTGTACTGGAATCCAACCCTGAGACTGAATATGTGAGCGAGCCTTCTGACGATCTTAAATCCATAGAAGAAAAAAGAAAAAGTCAAAACTTTCCTTTAAGCCTATTGTCTATAACAGGATGCCTTAGAGAGGCGGGAACTGTCTGCCCTCGGAGGTCAATGCCAATATCCGGGAGATCTCCGATACTTTTCAGAGAAAAGCAGATGAAGGATCGAAATCAATGA
- a CDS encoding AMP-binding protein — protein sequence MIMYEKYIGRHRDDYVTLEDLYKNFKVTCPDDFNFAYDVLDKLAEEKPDQLAMLWVSNNGEEKRITFAEMKRWSDKTANYFKSLGIKKGDLVLLVLKRSYLFWYAMMALHKIGAVAVQATNLLTAKDYIYRCQAAGIKMAVITADGDCTRHFDEAAPECKTVQMKAVTKHKDAGEGWLDFEAGIEAASDKWERPTGEEATKVTDMLIMAFSSGTTGYPKMVSHDHAYPLGHIMTGIFWHRVEPGGLHFTISDTGWLKSLWGKMYGQWLGESAVFTYDFDTFNGADILQKLEKYQITTFCAPPTMYRFMLREDVKSYNLLALKHCCTAGEALNPEVFNQWRQATGLRIFEGFGQSETTVCCSILYPWVQPRPGSMGMPTPGYQMVVADEDGKEVDPGVTGEICIKAPDYATKTKGLFMGYYRDEVNTQRSWHDGLYHTGDLAYRDELGFLWYIGRNDDIIKSSGYRIGPFEVESALAEHPAVLESAVTGVPDPIRGFNVKATIVLNKGYEPSEDMIKELQDHVKKVTAPYKYPRVIEFVTELPKTISGKIRRVEIREKDSRSE from the coding sequence ATGATCATGTATGAGAAGTATATTGGCAGACACCGGGACGACTATGTCACGCTGGAAGATTTATATAAGAATTTTAAGGTGACCTGTCCGGATGATTTTAACTTTGCCTACGATGTCCTTGATAAACTGGCTGAGGAGAAACCCGATCAGCTGGCGATGCTCTGGGTAAGCAATAATGGTGAAGAAAAAAGAATTACGTTTGCTGAAATGAAACGCTGGTCTGATAAGACGGCGAATTATTTTAAGTCACTTGGCATTAAAAAAGGAGATCTTGTCCTACTGGTTTTAAAAAGAAGCTATTTGTTCTGGTATGCGATGATGGCCCTGCATAAAATTGGCGCAGTGGCCGTTCAAGCAACGAACCTGCTGACGGCTAAAGATTATATCTATCGCTGCCAGGCGGCAGGTATCAAGATGGCCGTGATTACCGCAGACGGTGATTGTACCCGGCATTTTGACGAGGCTGCTCCAGAATGTAAAACGGTTCAGATGAAAGCGGTGACCAAACATAAGGATGCAGGAGAGGGCTGGCTCGATTTTGAAGCCGGGATTGAAGCTGCGTCTGACAAATGGGAACGCCCTACCGGCGAAGAAGCGACCAAAGTCACGGATATGCTGATTATGGCCTTTTCCTCCGGAACGACCGGCTATCCCAAGATGGTCTCGCATGATCATGCTTATCCCTTAGGACATATTATGACGGGCATTTTTTGGCACAGAGTAGAGCCTGGCGGCCTTCATTTCACAATTTCCGACACTGGCTGGCTGAAATCCCTCTGGGGCAAAATGTATGGCCAGTGGTTAGGTGAATCAGCGGTTTTTACTTATGACTTTGATACATTCAACGGTGCGGATATTTTGCAGAAACTGGAGAAATACCAGATAACCACTTTCTGTGCACCGCCGACCATGTACCGCTTTATGCTGCGGGAAGATGTCAAGAGCTACAATTTGTTGGCGCTGAAACACTGCTGCACCGCAGGAGAGGCCTTAAATCCGGAAGTGTTCAATCAATGGCGGCAGGCTACCGGATTGCGTATCTTTGAAGGCTTTGGGCAGTCGGAGACAACCGTCTGCTGCTCAATCCTGTACCCATGGGTGCAGCCGCGACCCGGTTCGATGGGGATGCCTACACCCGGTTATCAGATGGTTGTTGCGGATGAAGACGGCAAAGAGGTTGACCCTGGTGTGACCGGGGAAATCTGCATCAAAGCTCCGGATTACGCGACCAAGACGAAAGGTCTTTTCATGGGCTATTACCGGGACGAAGTGAATACGCAGCGTTCCTGGCATGACGGCCTGTATCATACCGGTGATCTGGCCTACCGTGATGAGCTTGGTTTCTTGTGGTATATCGGCAGGAATGACGACATTATTAAATCATCCGGTTACCGCATCGGGCCTTTTGAAGTCGAGTCGGCGCTCGCAGAGCATCCTGCTGTTCTGGAATCAGCGGTAACGGGTGTTCCGGATCCTATCAGAGGATTTAATGTCAAGGCGACGATCGTACTGAACAAAGGTTACGAACCTTCGGAAGACATGATTAAGGAATTGCAGGATCATGTCAAAAAGGTAACCGCACCCTATAAATATCCGAGGGTAATTGAGTTTGTGACCGAGCTTCCCAAAACCATCAGCGGCAAAATCCGCAGGGTTGAAATCAGGGAAAAGGATTCGCGGTCCGAATAA
- a CDS encoding helix-turn-helix domain-containing protein, whose translation MTDQLKDMGARLLMLRESTGFTPERIAEILDVPVADYLQYETGEKDFSFSFLYNVAGILGVDVLDIISGESPKLSTCCVVRAGGGYEINRRKAYDYKHLAFTFRNKKAEPFMVTVEPNNAIPERHSHDGQEFNYLVSGSMDFFIGEMVYELGEGDSVYFDSSVPHAMKAHGDAPAKFLAIVMK comes from the coding sequence TTGACTGATCAACTAAAGGATATGGGCGCACGTTTATTGATGCTGCGCGAGTCAACGGGCTTCACGCCGGAAAGGATTGCTGAGATACTCGATGTTCCGGTTGCGGATTATCTTCAATATGAAACAGGGGAAAAAGATTTTTCGTTTAGTTTTCTGTACAATGTTGCAGGTATTTTAGGGGTTGACGTACTGGATATCATCAGCGGTGAGTCACCGAAGCTATCCACCTGTTGCGTGGTCAGAGCCGGCGGCGGGTATGAGATCAACCGCCGAAAAGCTTACGATTACAAGCACCTGGCCTTCACCTTCCGCAATAAGAAAGCTGAACCGTTTATGGTGACAGTAGAACCGAACAATGCAATACCGGAACGTCATTCCCATGACGGGCAAGAATTCAATTACCTGGTTTCAGGATCCATGGACTTTTTTATCGGTGAGATGGTTTACGAACTCGGTGAGGGTGACAGCGTTTACTTCGATTCGTCCGTTCCCCACGCGATGAAGGCCCATGGCGATGCTCCGGCAAAATTCCTGGCCATCGTCATGAAATAA
- a CDS encoding 2-oxoacid:acceptor oxidoreductase family protein — translation MSTTLELMIAGFGGQGVLFAGKILVYAGLLTGKEVSWLPSYGPEMRGGTANINVIVSDTPIGSPIITYPGMLVAMNQPSLEKFESDVQKNGTIIIDSSLIPIQVQRPDVQTFYIPATKLAEDAGLKGLANMVMVGKIAKEAGIFDLEMLNKAVSKSIPERKKDLLASNIKAIEIGYKFN, via the coding sequence ATGAGCACGACACTTGAACTTATGATTGCAGGGTTTGGCGGACAGGGTGTGCTGTTTGCCGGCAAAATTCTCGTCTATGCCGGGCTGCTCACGGGCAAGGAAGTCAGCTGGCTTCCGTCCTATGGGCCGGAAATGCGCGGCGGCACAGCTAATATCAACGTGATTGTTAGCGATACACCGATCGGATCACCGATTATTACCTATCCCGGGATGTTGGTTGCGATGAACCAGCCGTCCCTCGAAAAATTTGAAAGTGATGTCCAGAAAAACGGGACAATCATCATTGATTCCTCCCTGATCCCGATTCAGGTACAGCGTCCCGATGTTCAGACCTTTTATATACCGGCCACGAAGCTGGCTGAAGACGCTGGTCTGAAAGGACTCGCGAATATGGTCATGGTTGGGAAAATTGCCAAAGAAGCCGGCATTTTTGATTTGGAGATGCTGAATAAAGCAGTATCCAAGTCGATTCCGGAGAGGAAGAAAGATCTTCTGGCATCCAATATCAAAGCGATAGAAATCGGGTATAAATTTAACTAA
- a CDS encoding thiamine pyrophosphate-dependent enzyme, with protein MEIVFQRPKALSDVSSHYCPGCTHGIIHRLVAEVLDELDLTGKTVGVAPVGCAVLAYNYFECDMAQAAHGRAPAVATGLKRANPANIVFTYQGDGDLAAIGTAETIHAAARGENITIIFVNNAIYGMTGGQMAPTTIPGQITQTSPYGRDPKYAGFPLKVCETLSTIDGTAYAERVSVDSVKNVINAKKAIKKAFEYQIAGKGFTIVEVLSTCSTNWGLEPVEALTWLRENLIPYYPLGVYKDKEVF; from the coding sequence ATGGAAATCGTTTTTCAAAGACCGAAAGCACTTTCAGATGTATCCAGTCACTATTGCCCCGGCTGTACCCATGGGATTATTCACAGGCTGGTTGCAGAAGTTCTGGACGAACTTGATCTTACCGGAAAAACAGTCGGTGTCGCCCCTGTTGGCTGCGCTGTACTTGCTTATAACTATTTTGAATGTGATATGGCGCAGGCAGCGCACGGCCGGGCTCCGGCAGTTGCGACAGGCCTTAAGCGCGCCAATCCGGCCAATATCGTCTTTACGTACCAGGGTGATGGAGACCTTGCGGCCATTGGGACGGCTGAGACCATTCATGCAGCGGCCCGAGGTGAGAATATCACCATTATCTTTGTCAACAATGCTATTTACGGCATGACCGGCGGACAAATGGCCCCTACGACCATCCCTGGCCAGATCACCCAGACCTCTCCTTACGGAAGAGATCCAAAGTATGCAGGCTTCCCCCTGAAAGTCTGCGAAACGCTTTCCACGATTGACGGGACGGCCTACGCCGAGCGCGTATCTGTCGATAGTGTTAAAAATGTGATCAACGCCAAGAAGGCGATCAAAAAGGCTTTCGAATATCAAATCGCCGGGAAAGGCTTTACGATTGTCGAGGTTCTGTCGACCTGCTCGACCAACTGGGGGCTTGAGCCTGTTGAGGCGCTCACCTGGCTGCGCGAGAACCTGATTCCTTACTACCCGCTGGGTGTCTATAAGGATAAGGAGGTTTTCTAA
- the vorB gene encoding 3-methyl-2-oxobutanoate dehydrogenase subunit VorB has product MAEKVLMKGNEAIAEAAIMAGCRHFFGYPITPQTEVAAYMAKRMPKMGGTYLQAESEIAAINMVYGASSAGVRAMTSSSSPGISLKSEGLSYMAGSDLPAVLVNIQRGGPGLGGIRPSQSDYFQATRSSGHGDFHMIVLAPNNVQEMFDLTVEAFELADQYRMTAMILGDGMLGQVMEPVDISRGEAASNVTKDWALTGTKGQRKRNVINSLYLEAEELEMLNLKRFEKYADVEKIARTDNYLTEDAEVIIVAYGICARIARNAINEARKKGIKAGLIRPVTLWPFPKNQLKTAAEKAKAFVVVEMSMGQMIQDVELSIRCSRPVHLCSRTGGMVPTPEAVLEAIENAAQAERS; this is encoded by the coding sequence ATGGCGGAAAAAGTATTAATGAAGGGAAACGAAGCAATTGCCGAAGCAGCGATTATGGCCGGATGCCGTCATTTCTTCGGTTATCCGATAACGCCTCAGACCGAGGTTGCAGCGTATATGGCCAAACGTATGCCGAAAATGGGGGGAACCTATTTGCAGGCGGAAAGTGAAATCGCAGCCATTAACATGGTTTACGGAGCATCCTCAGCGGGAGTCCGTGCGATGACATCTTCATCAAGCCCGGGAATTTCCCTGAAAAGCGAAGGCTTATCCTATATGGCAGGAAGCGATCTGCCTGCAGTGCTGGTCAACATTCAGCGTGGCGGTCCTGGACTTGGCGGAATCCGTCCGTCCCAGTCCGACTATTTCCAGGCAACACGGTCTTCCGGTCACGGAGACTTTCATATGATTGTACTCGCACCGAATAACGTTCAGGAAATGTTCGACCTGACGGTAGAAGCTTTTGAACTGGCTGACCAGTACCGGATGACCGCGATGATTTTAGGCGACGGGATGCTCGGACAGGTGATGGAGCCTGTGGACATCAGCCGTGGCGAAGCGGCGTCAAACGTTACCAAGGATTGGGCGCTGACTGGAACAAAAGGTCAGAGAAAAAGAAATGTCATTAATTCGCTTTATCTCGAAGCCGAAGAGCTCGAGATGCTTAACTTGAAACGTTTTGAAAAATACGCGGATGTTGAGAAAATTGCCAGAACGGACAATTACCTGACCGAGGATGCGGAAGTAATTATCGTCGCTTATGGTATCTGCGCCAGAATAGCCCGAAATGCGATTAACGAAGCCCGTAAAAAAGGCATAAAAGCAGGGTTGATTCGTCCGGTTACTTTATGGCCGTTCCCGAAAAACCAGCTGAAAACCGCAGCGGAAAAAGCAAAGGCTTTTGTGGTGGTCGAAATGAGTATGGGTCAAATGATTCAGGATGTGGAGCTGAGCATCCGCTGCAGCCGCCCGGTGCATCTCTGCAGCCGTACCGGTGGGATGGTTCCGACTCCAGAAGCTGTCTTGGAAGCCATAGAAAACGCTGCGCAGGCGGAAAGGAGTTAA
- a CDS encoding 4Fe-4S dicluster domain-containing protein translates to MAKVTKLTIEADRCKGCSLCVNACPKKLLRLSPETLNSKGFHSAEMTDQQACTACGFCAIMCPDVCIQIEKEVN, encoded by the coding sequence ATGGCAAAAGTGACGAAACTAACAATCGAGGCAGACAGATGCAAAGGCTGCTCTCTTTGTGTAAACGCTTGTCCTAAGAAGTTGCTTAGACTTTCGCCCGAAACCCTTAACAGCAAAGGATTTCATTCTGCGGAAATGACCGATCAGCAAGCGTGCACTGCCTGTGGGTTCTGTGCGATTATGTGTCCCGATGTTTGTATTCAGATTGAAAAAGAGGTGAATTAA
- a CDS encoding small, acid-soluble spore protein, alpha/beta type produces the protein MAKYKLPVNKQSVASELNVNLGPDTSARQNGSVGGSMVKKTFEYINGRI, from the coding sequence ATGGCTAAGTATAAATTGCCGGTTAACAAACAAAGCGTTGCCAGCGAGCTTAATGTTAACTTAGGTCCAGACACCTCCGCAAGACAAAATGGCTCTGTTGGAGGTAGCATGGTTAAGAAAACCTTTGAATACATTAACGGTCGTATCTAA
- a CDS encoding type II toxin-antitoxin system RelE family toxin, with amino-acid sequence MYEVVLVKDVEKYLKSCPSKMRERFLRQLSTLEESPRTHGDMLVGEFHGLYRMKLFYNGVQYRAIYDIQEEKVRVLVLFIGKREQVYEKAKRKKIAKK; translated from the coding sequence ATGTACGAAGTCGTACTTGTTAAGGATGTAGAAAAGTACCTGAAAAGTTGCCCCAGTAAAATGCGAGAGCGTTTTTTGAGGCAACTTTCTACTTTAGAGGAATCTCCAAGAACTCATGGTGACATGCTGGTTGGTGAATTTCATGGATTATACCGGATGAAACTTTTTTATAATGGGGTTCAGTATCGGGCGATTTATGATATTCAGGAAGAAAAAGTAAGAGTATTAGTGCTTTTTATTGGCAAGCGAGAACAGGTATATGAAAAAGCAAAACGAAAGAAAATTGCTAAAAAATAG
- a CDS encoding putative signal transducing protein, translated as MWTVIYIAPNKAVAEKYQKAFADEGILVQLKAVGSQESVDVSVEILVPESEAEEANEILTGIMRS; from the coding sequence ATGTGGACAGTCATTTATATAGCACCAAATAAAGCAGTCGCTGAAAAATATCAAAAAGCATTTGCAGACGAAGGTATTTTAGTCCAGCTAAAAGCAGTAGGTTCCCAAGAATCCGTCGACGTAAGCGTCGAAATACTCGTGCCGGAGTCGGAGGCTGAGGAAGCCAACGAGATCCTGACCGGTATTATGCGTTCATAA
- the coaD gene encoding pantetheine-phosphate adenylyltransferase, producing the protein MRTAIYPGTFDPVTNGHLDILHRAIYLFDRVIVAVASESNKQTLFSLEERQELLRCETSDMKNVEVKSFGGLTVDFARECGAVALIRGLRAMTDFEYEFQLALMNKKLAPDIETVFLMTKSEYSFISSSSIKSAASLKGDVSGLVPPNVEKAMIQKYNKMV; encoded by the coding sequence GTGCGAACTGCGATATACCCGGGGACATTCGATCCAGTAACCAATGGGCACCTTGATATCCTGCATAGAGCTATTTACCTTTTTGACCGTGTCATTGTGGCGGTAGCTTCCGAAAGTAACAAACAGACGCTTTTTTCATTGGAAGAAAGGCAGGAACTGTTGAGATGCGAAACCAGCGATATGAAAAATGTTGAAGTCAAGTCTTTTGGCGGTCTGACTGTGGATTTTGCGCGTGAATGCGGAGCTGTTGCGCTGATCAGAGGCTTGCGGGCCATGACGGATTTCGAATACGAATTTCAGCTGGCTTTGATGAATAAAAAGCTGGCTCCCGACATCGAGACCGTCTTTTTAATGACAAAAAGCGAGTATTCGTTCATCAGTTCCAGCTCGATCAAATCGGCGGCAAGTCTGAAAGGAGATGTTTCAGGATTAGTTCCGCCAAATGTGGAGAAAGCAATGATTCAAAAGTATAATAAGATGGTCTAA